A genomic window from Helicobacter suis HS1 includes:
- a CDS encoding methyl-accepting chemotaxis protein gives MHLFSLGKQIVALWFFTILVVVATLLLFAKSSYESVDRVNTFVSKDFKQLLGEKLQLSIDTLAYSLSNAIKNAPTDIARQQIVIDRLKGFRFERDKSGYYFVFKKTTLMYTGNPEYRIGVDEENLKDINGVHYFKDLYTKAMQGGGFVDYIAPKPLPGGGSQDTPKISYAQKIAGTDDWWVGAGVYMDNVAKRTYMITSEIERDVRHSFYIYACIVALILLIVVVPLYYFFYRKITGNIKTLNGGLNQFFSFINYESKQAPQTMILRSKDEFGQMAQALNTNVQKACSHLADDQNFSEEALHILGSVRAGDLSKNIKTNASNPQLQHLGSNLNDFFAFLDRTFRQICSTIQIYSKNDFTKGMDTATLQGSFLQLVNDLNTLQQSIVDSLKHSLDFAHTLNEETKTLNQTASNLQDASKQQAQSLEQTTSMLEQISASMQGVNAKSHEVIEQSDGIKNMVLIINEIADQIGLLALNAAIEAARAGEHGRGFAVVADEVRKLAERTQKSLREIEVSTQSLTQCINDAANAIEEQTTSISKINEAMETLKETTIHNAEIASTSLDISQNVAAIAQKILDEANSKKF, from the coding sequence ATGCATTTATTTTCTTTAGGTAAACAAATCGTAGCTTTGTGGTTTTTTACGATTTTAGTGGTGGTGGCAACTTTGCTTTTATTTGCTAAGAGCAGTTATGAGTCTGTGGATCGCGTTAATACTTTTGTCAGTAAGGATTTTAAACAGCTTTTAGGCGAAAAACTCCAACTCTCTATTGACACTTTGGCCTATAGCCTCTCTAATGCCATTAAAAATGCCCCTACAGATATAGCAAGACAACAGATCGTTATAGATAGGCTTAAAGGCTTTCGCTTTGAAAGGGATAAATCGGGTTATTATTTTGTTTTTAAGAAAACCACTTTGATGTATACAGGCAACCCGGAGTACCGCATTGGGGTAGATGAGGAAAATCTCAAGGATATTAACGGGGTGCACTATTTTAAAGACCTCTATACTAAGGCAATGCAGGGCGGGGGTTTTGTAGACTACATCGCACCTAAGCCCTTGCCAGGAGGCGGGTCTCAAGATACGCCTAAAATTTCTTATGCCCAAAAGATTGCCGGTACAGATGATTGGTGGGTTGGAGCGGGGGTTTATATGGATAATGTGGCTAAGCGCACCTACATGATCACCTCTGAGATTGAAAGAGATGTCAGGCACTCCTTTTATATTTATGCCTGCATTGTGGCTTTAATCTTGCTAATTGTAGTCGTACCTTTGTATTACTTTTTCTACCGCAAGATTACAGGCAATATTAAAACCCTTAATGGGGGACTTAACCAGTTTTTTAGCTTTATTAATTATGAGAGTAAGCAAGCCCCACAGACGATGATCTTGCGCTCTAAAGATGAGTTTGGGCAAATGGCGCAGGCTTTAAACACCAATGTACAGAAGGCCTGTAGCCATTTAGCAGACGATCAAAACTTTTCAGAGGAGGCGCTACATATTTTAGGCAGTGTACGGGCAGGAGATTTGAGTAAAAACATTAAAACAAATGCCTCTAACCCACAACTCCAGCATTTAGGGAGTAATCTTAATGATTTTTTTGCCTTTTTGGATCGCACTTTTCGCCAAATTTGTAGCACGATTCAAATTTATTCTAAAAACGATTTTACAAAGGGCATGGATACGGCCACTTTGCAGGGTAGCTTTTTGCAACTCGTTAACGATCTTAACACCCTGCAACAAAGCATCGTAGACTCGCTAAAGCATTCTTTAGATTTTGCCCATACCCTTAATGAAGAGACAAAAACCCTTAATCAAACTGCCTCTAACTTACAAGATGCCTCCAAACAACAAGCGCAGTCTTTAGAGCAGACTACTAGCATGCTTGAGCAAATTAGCGCCTCTATGCAGGGGGTGAATGCTAAAAGCCATGAAGTGATCGAACAATCTGATGGCATTAAAAACATGGTGCTTATTATTAATGAAATTGCCGATCAAATTGGTTTATTAGCTTTAAATGCCGCTATTGAAGCAGCTAGAGCGGGTGAACATGGCAGAGGGTTTGCGGTGGTGGCTGATGAGGTGAGAAAGTTAGCTGAGCGCACACAAAAATCTTTAAGAGAAATTGAGGTGAGTACGCAATCTCTCACACAATGTATTAACGATGCAGCCAATGCTATAGAGGAGCAAACCACTAGCATTAGTAAAATCAACGAGGCAATGGAAACGCTTAAAGAAACCACGATACATAATGCAGAAATTGCCAGTACTTCCCTAGACATTAGCCAAAATGTGGCCGCCATTGCACAAAAAATCCTAGATGAAGCTAATAGTAAGAAATTTTAA
- a CDS encoding ATP-dependent Clp protease ATP-binding subunit → MAFVFEKLTHNLKEALDQALSLALHAKNPEIEPLHLFWALLSNHSSLLNQALIKMGVDKTPLELEARSLADKLPKSSQVSAQDLRLSKNLADGLQTALGLALKKGDLYAAIDTFIEANIESFKACFGQFLDTTELLKTLESLRQGVKIQEPNDDANLEALEKYGINLTAKALDNGLDPVIGRDEEILRMMQILIRKTKNNPILLGEPGVGKTAVVEGLAQRIAKKEVPLSLQHKRVVMLDLSMLVAGAKYRGEFEERLKKVIEEVKKAGNVILFIDEIHTLVGAGASEGSMDAANILKPALARGELHTIGATTLKEYRKYFEKDSALTRRFQPIFVNEPSVNETLQILRGLKETLEAHHNVSINDSALVASAKLSSRYIPDRFLPDKAIDLIDEAAAALKMQIESEPFALSQTKRSIQQLEVEKQALLMEESEGNKERLAVVEKELEHALEEKQRLEAQFSNEQKVFKDIAEAKNTIENLRRESEIAKQQADFRKAAEIDHDKIPTQEKEVQALEKQLSTMQEQGSLLEHAVSKEGIARIVSQWTQIPVQKMLQEEKDKILHMEEELEKHVIGQKTAISAISKAIKRNKAGLSDPNKPIGSFLFLGPTGVGKTESAKSLARFLFDSQKNLIRLDMSEYMEKHAASRLVGAPPGYVGYEEGGQLTEAVRRMPYSVVLFDEIEKAHPDVFNMLLQILDEGRLTDNKGVVVDFKNTIIILTSNIASEAIIQLSDAEAKRKAVQDTLKNYFKPEFLNRLDDVVIFNPLEMESIVQIVDLLFMQIQEKLKERDIVIEISQAAKEYIAKSGFDPIYGARPLKRALYEEIEDRLATLLLETHTDTSNLLFDVENGGIVIKKF, encoded by the coding sequence ATGGCTTTTGTTTTTGAAAAACTCACGCATAATCTCAAAGAAGCCCTCGATCAAGCGCTTTCTTTAGCCTTACACGCTAAAAATCCTGAGATCGAGCCTTTGCATTTATTTTGGGCTTTACTTTCTAATCATAGCTCTTTACTCAACCAAGCCTTAATCAAAATGGGGGTAGATAAAACCCCGCTAGAGCTAGAAGCCCGCAGTTTAGCCGATAAACTGCCCAAAAGTTCGCAGGTAAGCGCGCAGGATCTACGGCTAAGTAAAAATTTAGCCGATGGCTTGCAAACAGCCTTAGGTTTAGCGCTTAAAAAGGGGGATTTATACGCAGCCATTGATACATTTATTGAGGCTAATATAGAAAGTTTTAAAGCATGTTTTGGTCAGTTTTTAGACACAACAGAGCTTTTAAAAACTTTAGAGAGTTTAAGGCAGGGGGTTAAAATCCAAGAACCTAATGATGATGCTAATTTAGAGGCTTTAGAAAAATATGGGATCAATCTTACAGCTAAAGCTTTAGATAATGGGCTTGATCCGGTCATTGGACGCGATGAGGAAATTTTGCGCATGATGCAAATTCTTATTAGAAAAACTAAAAATAATCCTATTTTACTTGGTGAGCCGGGGGTGGGTAAAACCGCTGTTGTAGAAGGACTAGCTCAACGAATTGCTAAAAAAGAAGTCCCGCTTTCCTTGCAACATAAACGGGTGGTGATGTTAGATTTAAGCATGCTTGTTGCGGGGGCTAAATACAGAGGCGAATTTGAGGAGCGTTTAAAAAAAGTGATAGAGGAGGTCAAAAAAGCAGGGAATGTGATTTTATTTATTGATGAAATCCACACCCTAGTAGGGGCGGGTGCTTCAGAGGGGAGCATGGACGCAGCTAATATTTTAAAACCGGCCTTAGCCAGAGGAGAACTCCACACCATTGGCGCGACTACGCTAAAAGAATACCGCAAATATTTTGAGAAAGATAGCGCGCTAACTAGGCGTTTCCAGCCTATTTTTGTAAATGAGCCTAGCGTGAATGAGACTTTACAGATTTTAAGAGGGCTTAAAGAAACGCTAGAAGCCCATCACAATGTAAGCATTAATGATAGCGCTTTAGTGGCTAGCGCTAAACTCTCCAGCCGCTATATCCCCGATCGCTTTTTACCCGATAAGGCCATTGATCTAATTGATGAAGCAGCCGCAGCACTTAAAATGCAAATTGAATCTGAGCCCTTTGCGCTTTCTCAAACCAAGCGCAGTATCCAACAATTAGAGGTAGAAAAGCAAGCGCTTTTAATGGAGGAAAGCGAGGGCAATAAAGAGCGTTTAGCGGTGGTAGAAAAAGAATTAGAACATGCGCTAGAGGAAAAACAACGGCTAGAGGCGCAGTTTAGCAACGAACAAAAGGTTTTTAAAGACATTGCAGAGGCTAAAAATACCATTGAAAATTTAAGGCGCGAGTCAGAAATAGCCAAACAACAGGCAGATTTTAGAAAGGCCGCTGAGATCGATCATGACAAAATCCCCACCCAAGAAAAAGAGGTACAGGCTTTAGAAAAACAACTTTCTACTATGCAAGAACAGGGCTCTCTTTTAGAACATGCGGTGAGTAAAGAGGGGATTGCGCGCATTGTGAGCCAGTGGACACAAATCCCGGTACAAAAAATGCTACAAGAGGAAAAAGATAAGATTTTACACATGGAAGAAGAGCTAGAAAAACATGTAATCGGGCAAAAAACAGCTATTAGCGCCATTTCTAAGGCCATTAAGCGCAATAAGGCCGGTTTAAGCGATCCAAATAAACCCATTGGAAGCTTTTTATTCTTAGGGCCTACAGGGGTGGGCAAAACTGAAAGTGCTAAAAGTTTAGCCCGCTTTCTTTTTGATAGCCAAAAGAATTTGATCCGCCTAGATATGAGCGAGTATATGGAAAAACATGCGGCCAGTCGGTTAGTGGGCGCGCCTCCGGGGTATGTGGGCTATGAGGAAGGGGGGCAATTAACAGAGGCAGTTAGGCGCATGCCCTATAGTGTGGTACTCTTTGATGAGATTGAAAAGGCACATCCAGATGTTTTTAATATGCTTTTACAAATTTTAGATGAGGGGCGTTTGACGGATAATAAAGGGGTGGTGGTGGATTTTAAAAACACCATTATTATTTTAACAAGCAATATCGCCAGCGAGGCTATTATCCAATTAAGCGATGCAGAGGCTAAGAGAAAAGCGGTACAAGATACCCTTAAAAATTATTTTAAACCCGAGTTTTTAAACCGCCTAGATGATGTGGTGATCTTTAATCCTTTAGAAATGGAGAGCATTGTACAGATTGTAGATTTACTCTTCATGCAAATCCAAGAAAAACTCAAGGAAAGAGATATTGTAATTGAGATTAGCCAAGCGGCTAAAGAATACATCGCCAAAAGCGGGTTTGATCCTATTTATGGCGCGCGTCCGCTTAAACGGGCTTTGTATGAGGAAATAGAGGATAGACTAGCGACTTTGCTTTTAGAAACGCATACAGATACCTCCAATCTACTTTTTGATGTAGAGAATGGGGGCATTGTGATTAAGAAATTCTAA
- a CDS encoding peptidylprolyl isomerase — translation MLKLIQFVRKTSNFSSWVLRVGPVLCMGCVLLQGAGSKVESVTGSGASGSRSHARSLDRRIGQSLRRSLSHKQRHMEQTKQTKPVNKQTKQAAQAPQKQQKASPEDMVENRKDGIVGGIALTVNNDPITLYQIEMQEKVNHVNRQQAINSLILQRIQAQEIKRLKIDIEDDKVDAEIENIAKHNGMNVSDFMRTLAGEGINPVAYKAQLKKQLETRELLRNILLFNANTNSETKMREYYNAHRDEFTVPSDVLATRYTAKDTQTLTQALEHKDTDVPGVTKGEERISIKALNPQIAQMFLSTKEHTFTPILNAGGGNYVAFYIEEKLGKQEVSFAQARGFIANKLIEEQQDKILAEYYEKLRVKAKIKFLR, via the coding sequence TTGTTAAAACTTATCCAGTTTGTTAGAAAAACCTCCAATTTTAGTTCTTGGGTATTGCGTGTGGGGCCTGTTTTGTGTATGGGCTGTGTGCTTTTGCAGGGGGCAGGTTCTAAGGTAGAATCTGTTACGGGTAGTGGCGCTTCTGGTAGTAGAAGCCATGCAAGAAGTTTAGATAGAAGAATCGGACAATCTTTACGGCGAAGCTTATCACACAAGCAAAGACACATGGAGCAAACCAAACAAACTAAACCGGTAAATAAGCAAACCAAGCAAGCAGCCCAGGCACCACAAAAACAGCAAAAAGCTTCCCCAGAGGATATGGTAGAAAACCGTAAAGATGGGATTGTGGGGGGAATTGCTCTTACGGTAAATAACGATCCCATCACTCTTTATCAGATTGAGATGCAAGAAAAAGTAAACCATGTTAACCGCCAACAAGCGATTAACTCATTAATTCTCCAGCGTATCCAAGCCCAAGAGATCAAACGGCTTAAAATTGATATAGAGGACGATAAAGTTGATGCTGAGATTGAAAATATCGCTAAACATAATGGAATGAATGTTAGCGATTTTATGCGTACCCTAGCAGGTGAGGGGATTAATCCAGTTGCCTACAAAGCGCAGTTAAAAAAGCAATTAGAAACACGGGAGTTATTGCGCAATATTTTACTTTTTAATGCAAACACCAATAGCGAAACCAAAATGCGCGAGTATTACAATGCCCATAGAGACGAATTTACTGTACCTAGCGATGTGCTTGCCACCCGTTATACAGCTAAAGACACCCAGACTCTTACCCAAGCCCTAGAACATAAAGATACAGATGTACCCGGAGTTACTAAGGGCGAGGAAAGAATTAGCATTAAAGCTTTAAATCCCCAAATTGCCCAGATGTTTCTCTCCACTAAAGAGCACACCTTTACACCTATTTTAAATGCGGGTGGGGGTAATTATGTGGCCTTTTATATTGAGGAAAAATTAGGCAAACAAGAGGTGTCTTTTGCTCAAGCAAGGGGTTTTATTGCCAATAAATTAATAGAGGAGCAACAAGATAAAATCTTAGCCGAATATTATGAAAAACTGCGGGTCAAAGCTAAAATCAAATTTTTACGCTAG
- a CDS encoding tetratricopeptide repeat protein, giving the protein MEQLAFIYKDSLFSVAVLAFIIGGVILLDYCRSTLAHRRNLKILNALSLSYTQVELAFEVQQLLQKEQENPLEVLGFKTWMFLAKHYATYGSSEQAIKIYLVLLPKYQNERIVILENLAKAYIDMGYVQKARDILVEVLRIDPRNTHALQAMVQVYETMCDPQTALEILECLDALGESRLLDDYYYLQMQVLMEQDLGLEDKSMAILELGRQQSKLYKLALKHLKTYHKTLFFEEIAHLKEAVPFIDLLWDIDYLEIKPYLQDLHPHLLEVFVAKGYIQGKCHTLELEVFKTFQKQYALSLNFSYKCTACKSLSPFESYRCLVCAKIGPKEVILSLDKHPSDYSKNSNLN; this is encoded by the coding sequence GTGGAGCAATTAGCCTTTATTTATAAAGACTCGCTTTTTAGCGTAGCGGTTTTGGCTTTTATTATCGGGGGTGTAATTTTACTAGATTATTGCCGCTCCACTCTAGCCCATCGCCGCAATCTTAAAATTCTTAACGCCCTCTCACTTTCTTACACACAAGTAGAACTAGCCTTTGAAGTACAACAACTTTTACAAAAAGAACAAGAAAACCCGCTGGAGGTTTTAGGGTTTAAAACATGGATGTTTCTAGCCAAACACTACGCTACATATGGTAGCAGTGAGCAGGCTATTAAAATTTATTTAGTACTCTTGCCAAAATATCAAAATGAGCGCATTGTGATTTTAGAAAACTTAGCCAAAGCCTATATTGATATGGGTTATGTGCAAAAAGCGCGCGATATTTTGGTGGAGGTTTTGCGCATTGATCCTAGAAACACCCATGCGTTGCAGGCTATGGTGCAGGTTTATGAAACAATGTGTGATCCACAAACAGCTTTAGAGATTTTAGAATGTTTAGACGCTTTAGGGGAGAGTCGGTTATTAGATGATTATTACTACCTACAAATGCAAGTTTTAATGGAGCAAGATTTAGGCTTAGAGGATAAAAGCATGGCTATTTTAGAATTAGGACGCCAACAAAGTAAACTTTATAAACTAGCCCTTAAACACCTTAAAACTTATCATAAAACCTTGTTTTTTGAGGAAATCGCGCATTTAAAAGAGGCTGTACCTTTTATTGATTTACTTTGGGATATAGACTATTTAGAAATCAAACCCTATTTGCAAGATTTACACCCCCATCTCTTAGAAGTGTTTGTGGCTAAGGGGTATATACAAGGAAAATGCCACACTTTAGAGTTAGAAGTCTTTAAAACATTTCAAAAACAATATGCCTTGAGTTTAAACTTTAGCTATAAGTGCACAGCCTGTAAAAGTCTTTCTCCATTTGAGAGTTATCGCTGTTTGGTTTGTGCTAAAATCGGACCAAAGGAAGTTATCTTGAGTTTAGACAAACACCCTAGCGATTATAGTAAGAATAGTAATTTGAATTAG
- the rnhA gene encoding ribonuclease HI, with product MKHVELFCDGSALGNPGFGGYCSILRYCGVEKIIQGGELHTTNNRMELRAVNEALKVLKESCKIDLYSDSTYVCYGISEWLQVWVNKNFSKIKNADLWKEFLALKANHLITAHWIKGHNGHTENELCDKLAREQALNYKQKATLCPS from the coding sequence ATGAAACATGTTGAGCTTTTTTGTGATGGCTCGGCTCTGGGTAATCCGGGTTTTGGTGGGTATTGTTCTATTCTGCGTTATTGCGGTGTTGAAAAAATCATTCAAGGCGGGGAATTACACACCACCAATAACCGCATGGAGTTAAGAGCCGTCAATGAAGCCCTTAAAGTTCTCAAAGAATCGTGTAAAATTGATTTATACAGCGACTCAACTTATGTTTGTTATGGCATTAGTGAGTGGTTGCAAGTCTGGGTCAATAAAAATTTTTCTAAGATTAAAAATGCGGATTTATGGAAAGAGTTTTTAGCGCTTAAGGCTAATCATTTAATCACTGCCCATTGGATCAAAGGCCATAACGGGCATACAGAAAACGAGCTCTGTGATAAACTTGCTAGAGAACAAGCCCTAAACTACAAACAAAAAGCTACGCTTTGCCCGTCTTAA
- the rnc gene encoding ribonuclease III has protein sequence MFETLQKRLGYVFKDPLLLQQALTHRSTKAHKNNERLEFLGDAVLDLVVAEILFTRFTDLQEGDLSKMRASLVNEKAFFKLALSLNLQDHILISQAEANNNGHTKPSILSSAFEALMGAIYLESGLEIIKNLIQDLLDMAYPNLSPKTLFMDYKSALQELTQARFKAIPIYALKSESGPDHAKQFEMQIFILNKLYGTCKAGSKKQAEQLCAQVAYKQLSKELP, from the coding sequence ATGTTTGAAACCCTCCAAAAACGCTTGGGTTATGTGTTTAAAGACCCTTTATTACTACAACAAGCCCTAACACATAGAAGTACAAAGGCACATAAAAACAACGAGAGATTAGAATTTTTAGGCGATGCCGTGCTGGATTTAGTGGTGGCTGAGATTTTATTTACCCGTTTTACGGATTTACAAGAGGGCGATCTCTCTAAAATGCGCGCTTCTTTAGTTAATGAAAAGGCCTTTTTTAAATTAGCCTTATCTTTAAACTTGCAAGATCACATTTTAATCTCACAGGCTGAGGCTAATAATAATGGCCACACCAAACCCTCCATTCTTTCTAGTGCCTTTGAAGCCTTAATGGGGGCTATTTATTTAGAAAGCGGATTAGAGATCATTAAAAACTTAATCCAAGATTTATTAGACATGGCCTACCCTAATTTATCCCCCAAAACCTTGTTTATGGACTATAAAAGCGCTTTACAAGAATTAACTCAAGCGCGTTTTAAAGCCATTCCAATTTATGCGCTTAAAAGTGAAAGCGGCCCGGATCACGCCAAGCAATTTGAAATGCAAATTTTTATTTTAAATAAACTTTATGGAACTTGCAAGGCAGGGAGTAAAAAACAAGCCGAACAACTTTGCGCCCAAGTGGCTTATAAACAATTAAGTAAGGAATTGCCTTGA
- the aroC gene encoding chorismate synthase → MNTLGRMLRLTTFGESHASMVGGVLEGVPSGLILDMDFIQAETNRRKSTGIFTTPRQEEDIIELVSGVFEGKSTGAPIGLLVHNQNVRSKDYSNLKENFRPGHADFSTFAKYGIRDYRGGGRASARESVIRVGAGAIAKLLLKQLGMEVMGGVFSVGGIEATNLDFNFARESVICSLDAKVEANQKQAILEAKQSGDSLGGVVLIKAKAHKNLLGLGEPLYDKLDGRIASVMMGLNGVKGVFIGDPHASFMRGGAYNDAMNKEGFKSNHSGGVLGGMGTGEDILVWVHFKPTSSIALKQESINIHYQSVELEIKGRHDPCIAIRGSVVCESLLALVVADFLLLNMGAKLSGVEAFYTRD, encoded by the coding sequence TTGAATACACTGGGTAGAATGCTAAGGCTTACTACCTTTGGAGAATCGCATGCAAGCATGGTTGGAGGGGTTTTAGAGGGAGTGCCATCTGGTTTGATTCTGGATATGGATTTTATTCAGGCAGAAACTAATCGCCGTAAAAGTACGGGTATTTTTACCACCCCTCGCCAAGAAGAGGATATTATTGAACTTGTAAGCGGGGTATTTGAGGGCAAGAGTACCGGTGCGCCCATTGGGCTTTTAGTGCATAATCAAAATGTCAGGAGTAAGGATTATTCTAATCTTAAAGAGAATTTTAGACCCGGGCATGCAGATTTTAGTACTTTTGCTAAATATGGCATTAGAGATTATAGAGGCGGGGGGCGTGCATCGGCTAGAGAAAGCGTGATTAGAGTGGGGGCTGGAGCGATTGCTAAACTTTTATTAAAGCAGCTTGGCATGGAAGTTATGGGGGGGGTTTTTAGTGTGGGGGGGATAGAGGCTACTAACTTAGATTTTAATTTTGCTAGAGAAAGTGTTATTTGTAGTTTAGATGCTAAGGTAGAGGCTAATCAAAAACAAGCCATTTTAGAGGCTAAACAAAGCGGAGATAGTTTGGGAGGGGTTGTTTTAATTAAAGCTAAAGCGCATAAAAATCTACTAGGTCTTGGCGAACCCCTCTATGATAAATTAGATGGGCGGATTGCCAGCGTGATGATGGGGCTTAATGGGGTGAAGGGGGTTTTTATAGGCGATCCTCATGCCTCTTTTATGCGGGGTGGTGCCTATAACGACGCCATGAATAAAGAAGGCTTTAAAAGCAATCATAGCGGGGGGGTACTTGGAGGAATGGGCACAGGGGAGGATATTTTAGTGTGGGTGCATTTTAAACCCACCTCTAGTATAGCCCTTAAACAAGAGAGTATCAATATCCATTACCAAAGTGTAGAATTAGAGATTAAAGGTAGGCATGATCCTTGTATTGCAATTCGTGGGAGTGTGGTGTGTGAGAGTTTGTTAGCCTTAGTGGTGGCAGATTTTCTACTCTTAAATATGGGGGCTAAACTTAGTGGTGTGGAGGCGTTTTATACAAGAGATTAG
- a CDS encoding DUF2603 domain-containing protein yields the protein MQSSRSGKSRGNKTHLNEPADMQEIYQSLESGKNRVQAKLLSPKQMLLELEEGDFNTKEAWFVKDDQDQKYVVIPESLLQYIVRMIQKAYEDKVIVELERDMATLTPIDFADAMAVVFKKLEAMRGSVLSLPKISLKWRFKRSKAWQKRVIFPFTRKSFLQTYKGLITPQNPLDTNTPPRKVGIFIGCLSNYNYTEVGQSLLSLLDKLNISALIPEQFC from the coding sequence ATGCAAAGTTCACGATCTGGCAAAAGTAGAGGCAATAAAACCCATTTAAATGAACCAGCGGATATGCAAGAAATTTATCAAAGTTTAGAATCAGGGAAAAATAGAGTTCAGGCTAAATTGCTTTCACCTAAACAAATGCTTTTAGAATTGGAGGAAGGGGATTTTAACACCAAAGAAGCATGGTTTGTCAAAGACGATCAAGATCAAAAATATGTTGTGATTCCAGAATCCTTACTCCAATACATCGTACGGATGATTCAAAAAGCCTATGAGGATAAAGTTATCGTAGAGTTAGAACGAGACATGGCCACACTCACCCCTATAGACTTTGCAGATGCGATGGCGGTGGTCTTTAAAAAATTGGAAGCTATGCGTGGAAGCGTGTTGAGTTTGCCTAAAATTAGCCTCAAATGGCGCTTTAAACGCTCTAAAGCTTGGCAGAAACGCGTGATCTTTCCTTTTACTAGAAAAAGCTTTTTACAAACCTACAAGGGACTCATCACCCCTCAAAACCCCTTAGATACCAATACTCCGCCTAGAAAAGTGGGTATTTTCATCGGCTGTTTGAGCAATTATAACTATACAGAGGTGGGTCAAAGCCTACTTTCTTTACTAGATAAACTCAATATCAGCGCTTTAATCCCTGAGCAGTTTTGTTAA
- a CDS encoding (Fe-S)-binding protein — translation MIAILKPTKEKSVLVKPSNGFNALWQEIESSTNACVKCAKCIPSCTIYRIHKDEITSPRGFLDLIAQVKQESLELDNSLKKIFETCFLCTTCVQVCPLHLPIDAMIERIRHMSANKHGISWHKRAYFYLLKHPKLMDFMFSLCDVLAPCVFKREEDKLKWRFKGSKAWQKRVIFPFTRKSFLQTYKGLITPQNPLDTSTPPRKVGIFIGCLSNYNYTEVGQSLLSLLDKLNISALIPEQFCCGAPAYFTGDLDTAYFLAQKNITSLYSIASEVEAILVPEATCIGMLKKDYLHILESLSDEKDRMSWLEKFKVIEDKLQLASAFLANSTPLKNYLQERPQIPLTLTYHDPCHAKKVLGVFKEPRALLQINHSLIEMQESDRCCGFGGVSMQSEHYDLVLKAGAPKALDIAQTKAQVVSAECSACRMQINNSLAQIESSVQFLHPIELLDHALTDCNFSFFKNKS, via the coding sequence TTGATAGCTATCTTAAAACCCACCAAGGAGAAAAGCGTTTTAGTCAAACCCTCTAATGGCTTTAATGCCCTTTGGCAAGAAATAGAAAGCAGTACAAATGCTTGTGTTAAATGCGCTAAATGTATACCTAGTTGCACGATTTATCGTATCCATAAAGATGAAATCACCTCTCCGCGCGGGTTTTTAGATTTGATCGCACAGGTCAAACAAGAGAGTTTAGAGCTAGATAACTCGCTTAAAAAAATCTTTGAAACCTGCTTTTTATGCACCACTTGCGTACAAGTCTGCCCCCTGCATTTGCCAATAGATGCCATGATAGAGAGAATCCGCCACATGAGCGCAAATAAACATGGCATTAGTTGGCATAAAAGGGCGTATTTTTATCTTTTAAAGCATCCTAAACTTATGGATTTTATGTTTTCTCTTTGTGATGTACTCGCGCCTTGTGTGTTTAAAAGAGAAGAGGATAAACTCAAATGGCGCTTTAAAGGCTCTAAAGCTTGGCAGAAACGCGTGATCTTTCCTTTTACTAGAAAAAGCTTTTTACAAACCTACAAGGGACTCATCACCCCTCAAAACCCCTTAGATACCAGTACTCCGCCTAGAAAAGTGGGTATTTTCATCGGCTGTTTGAGCAATTATAACTATACAGAGGTGGGTCAAAGCCTACTTTCTTTACTAGATAAACTCAATATCAGCGCTTTAATCCCTGAGCAGTTTTGTTGTGGAGCACCGGCGTATTTTACAGGGGATCTAGACACAGCCTATTTTTTAGCACAAAAAAACATCACCTCGCTTTATTCTATTGCCTCTGAAGTGGAGGCTATTTTAGTTCCAGAGGCCACCTGTATAGGCATGCTTAAAAAAGACTATTTGCACATTTTAGAAAGCCTAAGCGATGAAAAGGATCGCATGTCTTGGCTTGAAAAATTTAAAGTCATAGAGGATAAATTACAATTAGCCTCTGCTTTTTTAGCTAATTCTACCCCGCTTAAAAATTACTTACAGGAGCGCCCACAAATCCCCCTCACTCTTACCTACCACGATCCCTGCCATGCCAAAAAGGTTTTAGGGGTTTTTAAAGAACCCCGCGCACTTTTGCAGATCAACCACTCTTTAATTGAAATGCAGGAGAGCGATCGTTGTTGTGGGTTTGGAGGGGTGAGCATGCAAAGTGAGCATTATGACTTGGTTTTAAAAGCAGGAGCGCCTAAGGCTTTAGACATCGCTCAAACTAAGGCACAGGTGGTGAGTGCGGAGTGTTCGGCTTGTAGAATGCAGATTAATAACTCCTTAGCACAAATCGAATCGTCTGTACAATTTTTGCACCCTATAGAACTCTTAGACCATGCGCTCACAGATTGCAATTTTTCTTTTTTTAAAAACAAATCTTAA